Proteins from one Verrucomicrobiota bacterium genomic window:
- a CDS encoding 5-formyltetrahydrofolate cyclo-ligase: MEYRKLKKELRKLLGQRIEDMCPAEMESGAHQICKTITGMPSFIQSRNILLYASLPDEVRTDEFLLKLWKQKDKKVILPKVNQETGEIELYAVRTANELLHGVFGVREPLPEVCEKVDPAIVDCALVPGRGFDERGHRLGRGKAYYDQLLSRMRKETELIGVFFECQKAEFIPDEPHDWKLHFVVTETKVYEFTR; the protein is encoded by the coding sequence GTGGAATATCGGAAATTAAAAAAAGAACTGCGCAAATTGCTCGGACAAAGGATCGAGGACATGTGTCCTGCCGAGATGGAGTCGGGTGCGCATCAGATTTGTAAAACCATTACCGGGATGCCCTCCTTTATCCAGAGCCGGAATATCCTCCTTTATGCGAGCCTGCCCGATGAGGTCCGCACGGATGAATTCCTCCTCAAGCTGTGGAAACAAAAGGATAAAAAGGTGATCCTGCCGAAGGTGAATCAAGAAACCGGGGAGATCGAGCTTTATGCAGTCCGGACGGCTAATGAACTTTTGCACGGGGTTTTTGGTGTGAGGGAACCCCTCCCCGAGGTCTGTGAGAAAGTGGATCCGGCAATTGTTGATTGTGCGCTGGTTCCCGGCCGTGGATTTGATGAACGCGGCCACCGGCTGGGGAGGGGGAAAGCTTATTATGACCAGCTCCTGTCCCGGATGCGCAAGGAAACGGAACTCATCGGTGTTTTTTTCGAGTGTCAAAAGGCGGAATTCATCCCGGATGAACCCCATGATTGGAAATTGCAT